One Streptococcus sp. VT 162 genomic window, TGGTTACTCATCAACAGAGGTTGCTTCGGCCGTCTTTGGTCTTTATATTGAAAAAATTGATCCGAGCCCTGTTCTAGCAGTGGATCCTACAGAGATTCCAGCTAAGGAAGGACAAGATGTAACCTATAAAGCTACGTTTAAAGTTCCGGTTCCAGGTAAGGACATTTTAGCAACGCCTTCATCTATCGAAATGGTTCAGAAATTTGATGAGCGCCTTAATTATCAAGGACTTAAAGTGGAATCAGGTGGAGTGACTTTACAGGAAGGGCGTGATTATACTATTGAAAAGAATGGTCAAACTGTTACTGTTAAAATGACACCTGAATACATAAAAGCAAATTCTTCTGCTGAAATTATTGTAACTTATAATACTACTACAAACAAAAAAGTAGAAGAAAAAGGTTCTGGAAAGATTGACAATACTGTAACATTGCATGTTGATAATTTATCAGCTCCTTCTAATCAGGTAAGCACGGCCCTCCTTTATGAAAAACATCATGAGTTTGTGAGTGGAACCCCAGGCAAAGAACTTCCACAAGAAGTGAAAGACCTGCTTCCAGCAACAGAAAAGAACTTGTCTAATGGTAGTCAAGTAACTCCAACACAACCAAGCCAAACAGAAGTGAAGACGGCAGAGGGTACATGGAGCTTTAAGTCTTATGACAAGGCATCAGAAACCACAACTCAGCCAAGTAAAACGGAAGTGAAGACAGCAGAAGGCACATGGAGCTTCAAGTCCTATGACAAGACATCTGAAACTATTAATGGAGCAGATGCCCACTTTATCGGTACTTGGGAATTCACTCCAGCGCCAACAGTGACTCATAAGGCAACTCACGAGTTTGTCAGCGGAACTCCAGGAAAAGAACTTCCACAAGAAGTAAAAACTCTGCTTCCAGCAGACCAAACAGACTTGAAAGATGGCAACCAAGTAACTCCAACACAACCAAGTAAAACGGAAGTTAAGACAGCAGAAGGCACATGGAGCTTCAAGTCATACGACAAGACTTCAGAGACTGTCAACGGTTCAGATGTTAAGTTTGTAGGAACATGGGAATTTACAGCGAGCCCAGCATCAACAGTGACTCATAAAGCAGTTCACGAGTTTGTCAGCGGAACGCCAGGAAAAGAACTTCCACAAGAAGTGAAAACCTTGCTTCCAGCAGACCAAACAGACTTGAAAGATGGCAACAAAGTAACTCCAACGCAACCAAGTAAAACAGAAGTGAAGACAGCAGAAGGTACCTGGAGCTTCAAGTTCTACGATAAGACATCGGAAACAATTAATGGATCAGATGTTAAGTTTGTAGGTACATGGGAATTCACCCCATCCCCAACCTATAAGGCAACTCACGAGTTTGTCAGCGGAACTCCAGGTAAAGAACTTCCACAAGAAGTGAAATCCCTGCTTCCATCAGACCAAACAGACTTGAAAGATGGCAGTCAAGCAACGCCAACGCAACCAAGTCAAACAGAAGTTAAGACAGCAGAAGGTACCTGGAGCTTCAAGTCCTATGATAAGACATCCGAAACCATCAATGGAGTAGACGCACACTTCGTAGGCACCTGGGAATTCACTCCGGCCCCAATTAAAGATTCTGGAAATACTAGTCAACCAGAAGAAAGAAGTAGTCAAAATCAGAACTTGTTACCAAACACAGGCTCAGCAGTATCTGGTCTTCTTTCAATCATTGGCCTTGCCTTTGCAAGCCTAGCAGTTTTTGTCCTTCGCAAGAAAGACTAAGCAACTCTTAGGAAATAACAAAATGACTTCTTAATTCCTGAGTCTAAGAAGAGAGAACGAGAAATCGTTCTCTCTTTTTCTTGCATTTTATATCGAGATGTGATATAGTTTATATAACGAGGTGCGATATATCGAACTAAATAGGAGGTGGGGTTAAATGGAATTGACGGATAAGATTCGTCGGGTTTATCTTCCGATGACGGAAACAGGATTTTATATCTTGTTCTGTCTACAAAAGGAACGTCATGGTTATAGTATTACACAAAAGGTCAAGGAGATGACAGATTCACAAGTTTTGATTAGTCCTGGAACTATGTATGGAACCTTGTCAAAAATGGAAAAGGATGGCTTGATCTCCTTTGTCCGAGAGGAGGAAAAACGGAAAATCTATCAGATAACAGATTTGGGACGAAAGGTTTTGGAGATTGAATTGAAACGTATTGAACGGCTCTATAGAAACAGTCAGGAGGAAGTATGATGGAAAAGAAGGTTGTATATCGGATATCTACAATTGCGGATTATGATAGAGAGGCCTTATACCTTGGGGAAATGCATGCTAAGGGCTGGAAACTTAAGGAAGTAAGCTACTCTAACTTAGTAGTTGCGGTTAAGTATACTTTTGAAAAGTGCCAACCGGAGCAGGTGTCTTATCAGTTGGACTTTTATCCCATGAAAAAATCAGAGAGAGCCTCCTATTTACAACTATTTAAAGACTGTGGCTGGGAGCATATTACAGACTTTAATAGTTTTTCCTATTTTAGAAAACCACATTCTGAAATTGAATCGGATACTGAGTTTGAAATCTATAATGACGCTACAGGGAAGTTAGCTATGATCAAACGGATTTTAATAATGCGGATGCTTCCTATTTTGATTCTATTTTTAGCTCTACTACCGGTTTTCTCTAAGTTTGTCAGTGGAGCTAGTTCTTTCAGTTGGGGAATGTTTTTGATTGTCATAATAGATTGTGTTTTATTGATAGTTTTTGCGGTTCAGATTTCTTATATTTTTTGGAGCTTGTTTCAAAAGTGGAAAGAATTATCTGAAAAATAAAACCATGTATGTTTTCTGATTTGGAGGTAAGACAATGAATAGCAAAGTACAATTTCGGATTTTTAGCATTGTTGATTTGGACAAGGAAGAAGAATATTTACATGAGATGCACTTGAAAGGTTGGAGATATAGAACGAGTCGTTTTGGTTTTTTCTATTTTTGCCAATGCCAACCTGACGATGTCATCTACCGTATCTATGATTCTAGATTTCTTAAAAAGTATAAGCATGAACTACAAGATTTTAGAAATAGCGGTTGGGAATTGATAGAAACAGGTTTTTGTTCAATTCTTCGTAAACCAACTTCTGATATACTTTCAGAGGAGAAAGTCTATATGAGTAAGGGTCTCAGATGGGAAGTTATGCGGTCTAGACTTCGTTCCTGTATAGCCACTTTTTCAGGTGGTCTTGTTGTTTGCATGAGTTTGTATCGAGAAAACTTGTCTCAGTCTTTCTTTATTATTTTCGTTTTATACGCTTGCTTGATTTCTTATCTAATCTACGGTTTTTTCAGACTTAAAAGGAAATACCAAGTAGATGAGAAGTAAGATTCTAGGTCTGTAGACTGATTTTTAGCACTCTTGATAAAAGAGTGCTAATTTTTTTAAGTTTTTGTCTTGACATTCTCTTCTAAGGGTGTATAATAGAATCATGAGTTAGCACTTGAGTGCATAGAGTGCTAATCAATCGGACAGAGAGGAGTGATGAGATGGTTACAGAGCGTCAGCAGGATATTTTAAATCTGATCATTGACATCTTTACCAAAACGCACGAACCTGTCGGATCCAAGGCGCTACAAGAGTCTATCAATTCTAGTAGTGCTACCATTCGTAATGACATGGCAGCTCTAGAGAAGCAGGGTTTGCTTGAGAAGGCTCATACCTCAAGCGGTCGGATGCCAAGTGTCGCGGGATTTCAGTACTATGTGAAACACTCGCTTGCTTTTGACAGACTGGCTGAAAATGAGGTATACGAGATTGTCAAAGCCTTTGATCAGGAATTCTTCAAATTGGAGGATATCCTGCAAGAGGCTGCTAATCTACTGACAGACCTGAGCGGCTGTACGGTAGTAGCACTGGATGTTGAGCCGAGCAGGCAACGGTTGACAGCCTTTGATATCGTTGTTTTGGGGCAACATACAGCCTTGGCAGTATTTACCCTAGACGAGTCCCGAACGGTTACCAGTCAATTTCTGATTCCAAGGAACTTCTTGCAGGAAGATTTAAATCGCCTCA contains:
- a CDS encoding fibrillin; the encoded protein is MKWKNRMRIPFSTIFSRKKQAFLGLVVLLFSIFLIPLQSYAALEEIKNGTDISTLDIRKFNLNINNFSVLSKSQAVDQFHLSNPHYEYLWGGAYPGEMENFTLKVDKSKKQDQVFENPLSLKFTNIGTVNGKQVDAYLNFNKVTLHYLNTAQAESEMNSAQKSTVEFFSISELWESSAFEIGNVPYVDAAHDYIMNKAFWLDADVTAELRYADGSETDLKLVMKPTDIDAMDANNLKETFYVKDYQNDVNLRLMNNANVLRQEDQGDRTAWVATQITSGSYSENNISGFALRSNSNSMNFGYSSTEVASAVFGLYIEKIDPSPVLAVDPTEIPAKEGQDVTYKATFKVPVPGKDILATPSSIEMVQKFDERLNYQGLKVESGGVTLQEGRDYTIEKNGQTVTVKMTPEYIKANSSAEIIVTYNTTTNKKVEEKGSGKIDNTVTLHVDNLSAPSNQVSTALLYEKHHEFVSGTPGKELPQEVKDLLPATEKNLSNGSQVTPTQPSQTEVKTAEGTWSFKSYDKASETTTQPSKTEVKTAEGTWSFKSYDKTSETINGADAHFIGTWEFTPAPTVTHKATHEFVSGTPGKELPQEVKTLLPADQTDLKDGNQVTPTQPSKTEVKTAEGTWSFKSYDKTSETVNGSDVKFVGTWEFTASPASTVTHKAVHEFVSGTPGKELPQEVKTLLPADQTDLKDGNKVTPTQPSKTEVKTAEGTWSFKFYDKTSETINGSDVKFVGTWEFTPSPTYKATHEFVSGTPGKELPQEVKSLLPSDQTDLKDGSQATPTQPSQTEVKTAEGTWSFKSYDKTSETINGVDAHFVGTWEFTPAPIKDSGNTSQPEERSSQNQNLLPNTGSAVSGLLSIIGLAFASLAVFVLRKKD
- a CDS encoding PadR family transcriptional regulator, whose amino-acid sequence is MELTDKIRRVYLPMTETGFYILFCLQKERHGYSITQKVKEMTDSQVLISPGTMYGTLSKMEKDGLISFVREEEKRKIYQITDLGRKVLEIELKRIERLYRNSQEEV
- a CDS encoding phosphoglycerate kinase; the protein is MNSKVQFRIFSIVDLDKEEEYLHEMHLKGWRYRTSRFGFFYFCQCQPDDVIYRIYDSRFLKKYKHELQDFRNSGWELIETGFCSILRKPTSDILSEEKVYMSKGLRWEVMRSRLRSCIATFSGGLVVCMSLYRENLSQSFFIIFVLYACLISYLIYGFFRLKRKYQVDEK
- a CDS encoding HrcA family transcriptional regulator, translating into MVTERQQDILNLIIDIFTKTHEPVGSKALQESINSSSATIRNDMAALEKQGLLEKAHTSSGRMPSVAGFQYYVKHSLAFDRLAENEVYEIVKAFDQEFFKLEDILQEAANLLTDLSGCTVVALDVEPSRQRLTAFDIVVLGQHTALAVFTLDESRTVTSQFLIPRNFLQEDLNRLKTLIQERFLGHTVLDIHYKIRTEIPQIIQRYFTTTDNVMDLFEHIFKEMFNENIVVSGKVNLLNFANLAAYQFFDQPQKVALEIREGLHEDQMQNVRVADSQESCLANLAVISSKFLIPYRGFGILAIIGPVNLDYQQLVNQVNVVNRVLTMKLTDFYRYLSSNHYEVN